One part of the Tenacibaculum sp. 190130A14a genome encodes these proteins:
- a CDS encoding DUF1573 domain-containing protein, translating into MKNIVVALAILVSTGMFVSCGKGNASSKVKSENLVSAEKRDLNISKGAPVISFDREVHDFGTVPEGEIVKTSFIVTNTGKSDLVITNAQATCGCTVPEWPKNTPIKPGETGEIKVSFNTSGKPNKQSKSVTLFTNTESGREVVKITGMVTPKKKDA; encoded by the coding sequence ATGAAGAATATAGTAGTTGCATTAGCCATTTTAGTTTCTACAGGAATGTTTGTTTCTTGTGGTAAAGGAAATGCTTCATCAAAAGTTAAGTCTGAAAATTTAGTAAGTGCTGAAAAAAGAGACTTAAATATAAGTAAAGGAGCACCAGTAATTTCATTTGATAGAGAAGTTCACGATTTTGGAACAGTACCAGAAGGTGAAATCGTAAAAACTAGCTTTATTGTAACGAATACAGGAAAATCTGATTTAGTTATTACAAATGCTCAGGCAACTTGTGGATGTACAGTTCCAGAGTGGCCAAAGAATACTCCAATTAAACCAGGTGAAACTGGTGAGATTAAAGTATCTTTCAATACTAGCGGTAAACCAAACAAACAATCTAAATCTGTTACTTTATTCACGAATACTGAAAGTGGTAGAGAAGTTGTTAAAATAACAGGAATGGTAACTCCTAAAAAGAAAGACGCATAA
- a CDS encoding Glu/Leu/Phe/Val dehydrogenase — translation MTSEIIDTKDLKNDPVFGQFSFDNHEQIVFCNDEDTGLKAIIGIHNTTLGPALGGTRMWQYKSEWEALNDVLRLSRGMTYKSAISGLNLGGGKAVIIGDAKTQKNDALMRKFGEYVNSLSGKYITAEDVGMETRDMDVIREVTPHVTGVSEAIGGSGNPSPVTAYGVYMGMKAASKYKFGTDNLEGKKVLVQGVGHVGETLVKHITDEGAQVILNDINEARLEELSKKYGANVVLGNDIYGLDIDIYAPCALGATVNDESIAQLQAKVIAGAANNQLANELKHGKMLQEKGIAYAPDFLINAGGIINVYAEVVGYDKAESLKRTENIYNTTLDIFALAEKENITTHQAAFNIAQARIDARKKEQNS, via the coding sequence ATGACATCAGAAATCATTGATACTAAAGACCTTAAGAACGACCCTGTATTTGGTCAATTCTCTTTTGACAATCATGAGCAAATCGTGTTTTGCAACGACGAAGATACAGGTTTAAAAGCAATTATTGGTATTCATAACACAACTTTAGGACCTGCTTTAGGAGGTACTAGAATGTGGCAGTATAAAAGCGAATGGGAAGCATTAAATGATGTTTTACGTTTATCTCGTGGTATGACTTATAAATCGGCAATCTCTGGATTAAATTTAGGAGGTGGTAAAGCTGTTATTATAGGGGATGCTAAAACACAAAAGAATGATGCATTAATGCGTAAGTTTGGAGAATATGTAAATTCTTTAAGCGGAAAGTACATTACTGCAGAAGATGTTGGTATGGAAACGCGCGATATGGATGTTATTAGAGAAGTAACTCCTCATGTTACTGGTGTTTCAGAAGCTATCGGAGGATCTGGAAACCCATCTCCTGTAACTGCTTATGGTGTTTATATGGGAATGAAAGCTGCTTCTAAATACAAATTTGGAACAGATAACTTAGAAGGAAAGAAAGTTTTAGTTCAAGGTGTTGGACACGTTGGAGAAACTTTAGTAAAACATATTACTGATGAAGGAGCACAAGTTATATTAAATGATATTAACGAAGCTCGTTTAGAAGAATTAAGCAAAAAATACGGTGCAAATGTTGTTTTAGGTAATGATATCTATGGATTAGATATCGACATCTATGCTCCATGTGCATTAGGTGCTACTGTAAATGACGAAAGCATTGCTCAATTACAAGCTAAAGTAATTGCTGGTGCAGCAAACAACCAATTAGCTAATGAGTTAAAGCACGGTAAAATGTTACAAGAAAAAGGAATTGCATATGCTCCTGATTTCTTAATTAACGCTGGTGGTATTATCAATGTATATGCTGAAGTAGTAGGATATGACAAAGCTGAAAGTTTAAAAAGAACTGAGAATATCTACAATACTACCTTAGATATATTTGCTTTAGCAGAAAAGGAAAATATTACAACACACCAAGCTGCTTTTAATATTGCACAAGCAAGAATTGATGCTCGCAAAAAAGAGCAAAATAGCTAG
- a CDS encoding PUR family DNA/RNA-binding protein: MSERVEQEEIFSQVLRAGRRTYFFDVRSTKADDYYLTVTESKKFTHDDGSYHYQKHKIYLYKEDFTSFKEMLDKATDFIINEKGAEVISERHQKDYKKEESVAEVSAENFTDVSFDDI, from the coding sequence ATGAGCGAGAGAGTAGAACAAGAAGAAATTTTTTCACAAGTTTTAAGAGCAGGAAGAAGAACTTACTTTTTTGATGTAAGGTCTACGAAGGCAGATGATTATTACTTAACTGTTACAGAAAGTAAAAAGTTTACACATGACGATGGGTCTTACCATTACCAAAAGCATAAAATTTATTTATATAAAGAAGATTTCACTAGCTTTAAAGAGATGCTAGATAAAGCAACCGACTTTATTATAAATGAAAAAGGGGCAGAAGTAATTAGCGAACGCCATCAAAAAGATTATAAAAAAGAAGAATCAGTAGCAGAAGTTTCTGCAGAGAACTTTACAGATGTTTCTTTTGATGATATTTAA
- the yajC gene encoding preprotein translocase subunit YajC, with amino-acid sequence MFVSIALQSSSSGLMNMLPFAAMLGVFYFLIIRPQMNRQKKEKQFQTSIKKGNKIVTSSGIHGKIVEINDNDNTVTVETGAGKIKFERSAISLELSKKYTQDTEK; translated from the coding sequence ATGTTTGTATCAATAGCACTACAAAGTAGTTCAAGTGGACTAATGAACATGTTACCATTTGCTGCAATGCTGGGAGTTTTCTATTTTTTGATTATTCGTCCTCAGATGAACCGTCAGAAAAAAGAAAAACAATTTCAAACCTCTATTAAAAAAGGTAATAAAATTGTTACTTCAAGTGGTATACATGGTAAAATAGTTGAAATCAACGATAACGATAATACAGTAACTGTTGAAACTGGAGCTGGAAAAATTAAATTCGAACGTTCGGCTATTTCTCTTGAACTTAGTAAAAAATATACACAAGACACTGAAAAGTAA
- a CDS encoding response regulator transcription factor, with the protein MGTKKILLVEDDPNFGTVLKDYLALNDYNVTHAKDGIDGLIMFKNSEYDLCILDVMMPRKDGFSLAQDIRTTNKEVPIIFLTAKTLKEDVLKGYQVGADDYLNKPFDSEVLLHKIKAILQRKENEKSTESEEFEFKIGKFDFNSKLRHLSFNGEEPQKLSPKESKLLRMLSIHKNDLMPRELALTKIWRDDNYFTSRSMDVYIAKLRKYLKRDENVEILNIHGEGFRLIDKS; encoded by the coding sequence ATGGGAACAAAAAAGATTTTATTAGTTGAAGATGATCCAAATTTTGGAACAGTTTTAAAAGATTATTTAGCATTAAATGATTATAATGTTACACATGCTAAAGATGGAATTGATGGGTTAATTATGTTTAAAAACTCTGAATATGATTTGTGTATCTTAGATGTTATGATGCCTCGTAAAGATGGTTTTTCTTTAGCACAAGATATTCGTACAACCAATAAAGAAGTTCCAATTATCTTCTTAACTGCTAAAACTTTAAAGGAAGACGTATTAAAGGGTTATCAAGTAGGTGCAGATGATTATTTAAACAAGCCTTTTGATTCTGAAGTCCTTTTACACAAAATCAAAGCAATTCTTCAAAGAAAAGAAAATGAAAAATCTACCGAAAGTGAAGAGTTTGAATTTAAAATTGGAAAATTTGATTTCAATTCTAAATTACGTCATCTTTCTTTCAACGGAGAAGAACCTCAAAAACTTTCACCAAAAGAAAGTAAACTTCTTAGAATGTTATCAATTCATAAAAATGATTTAATGCCTCGAGAATTGGCACTTACAAAAATTTGGAGAGATGATAACTATTTCACTTCAAGAAGTATGGACGTATATATAGCTAAACTTAGAAAATATTTAAAGCGTGATGAGAATGTAGAAATATTAAATATTCATGGAGAAGGATTTAGATTAATAGACAAATCTTAA
- a CDS encoding PaaI family thioesterase, whose product MEKEQLLEKLNKLNKNTLMETLEIVFTEVGEDFLTAQMPVNSRVHQPLGLLHGGATAALAETVGSCASVIFIDAKKQIVKGIELSINHLKSKKEGMVYATAKLMHKGRTTHLWEVKIIDEDKNLISLCKITNIVLDKK is encoded by the coding sequence ATGGAGAAAGAGCAACTATTAGAAAAACTTAATAAATTAAACAAAAATACACTCATGGAAACTCTAGAAATAGTGTTTACCGAGGTGGGTGAAGATTTTTTAACCGCACAAATGCCTGTAAACTCAAGAGTTCACCAACCTTTAGGTCTATTGCACGGAGGAGCTACAGCAGCATTGGCTGAAACTGTAGGAAGCTGCGCCTCTGTAATTTTTATAGATGCAAAAAAACAAATTGTAAAAGGTATAGAACTTAGTATAAACCATTTAAAAAGTAAAAAAGAAGGAATGGTCTATGCTACTGCCAAATTAATGCACAAAGGAAGAACAACTCATTTATGGGAAGTAAAAATTATTGATGAAGACAAGAACTTAATTTCCCTTTGTAAAATCACTAATATAGTTTTAGATAAAAAGTGA
- a CDS encoding ABC transporter ATP-binding protein yields the protein MKALQYLNKYFIKYKWRLLSGVVITLLSKVLALRIPVVIRNSLNVVESYLKKEIESLSEVKSELLYNIFLIIGLTLIAGFFTFLMRQTIIVMSRLIEFDLKNEIYKQYQELSINFYKKNRTGDLMNRIHEDVSKVRMYFGPAIMYTLNMIVSFVVGFTQMLQIDVKLTMYTLIPFPVLSISIFILSRQINKKSTVVQQYLSKLTTFSQEFFSGINVVKSYAIEPNVEKSFRELADASKEKNIDLYKVQALFFPLMILLIGISNIIVLYVGGKQYINGEIGLGVVAEFFLYVNILTWPVAIVGWVADIIQQAEASQQRINEFLNHVPEIQNEVEDKTPIKGSIEFNNVSLTYDDTNIEALKNISFSVNEGETLAILGKTGSGKSSIVNLIARLYDTTSGTVVIDNSPIKELNLYSVRDQIGFVPQDPFLFSDTIENNIKFGKEDADRDEIITAAKNAVVHKNIIDFKDGYDTILGERGVTLSGGQKQRVSIARAIIKDPKILVFDDCLSAVDTETEEQILTNLENVSAHKTTFIISHRVSSAKNADKIIVLEAGKIVQQGVHNQLIKEEGFYKELYEQQLLEKEM from the coding sequence TTGAAAGCACTACAATATCTAAACAAATACTTTATAAAGTATAAATGGCGTTTACTTTCAGGAGTTGTTATTACCTTGTTGTCAAAGGTTTTAGCGTTGAGGATTCCGGTAGTTATAAGAAACTCTTTAAACGTTGTGGAATCTTATTTGAAAAAGGAAATAGAGAGTTTATCGGAAGTGAAATCTGAGTTGCTTTACAATATTTTCTTAATTATTGGTCTTACTTTGATAGCTGGCTTTTTTACTTTTTTAATGCGTCAAACCATTATAGTAATGTCTCGTTTGATTGAATTTGATTTAAAGAATGAGATTTATAAACAATATCAAGAGTTGTCGATCAATTTTTATAAGAAGAATCGAACGGGAGATTTAATGAACCGCATACATGAAGATGTTTCTAAAGTACGAATGTATTTTGGTCCTGCTATAATGTATACACTGAATATGATTGTTTCTTTTGTTGTTGGTTTTACTCAAATGCTTCAGATTGATGTAAAATTGACTATGTATACATTGATACCTTTTCCTGTTTTATCAATTTCTATTTTTATTTTAAGTAGACAAATCAATAAGAAAAGTACTGTTGTACAACAATACCTATCCAAATTAACAACCTTTAGTCAAGAATTTTTCTCAGGGATTAACGTGGTTAAATCTTATGCGATTGAACCAAATGTAGAGAAAAGTTTTAGAGAGTTAGCAGATGCAAGTAAAGAAAAGAATATTGATTTATACAAAGTGCAAGCTTTATTCTTTCCTTTGATGATTTTGCTAATTGGAATTAGTAATATCATTGTACTATATGTTGGAGGAAAGCAATATATCAATGGAGAAATTGGATTAGGAGTTGTAGCTGAGTTTTTCTTGTATGTAAATATTTTAACATGGCCTGTTGCGATAGTGGGATGGGTAGCCGATATAATTCAACAAGCAGAAGCTTCTCAGCAACGTATTAATGAATTTTTAAATCATGTTCCTGAAATTCAAAATGAGGTTGAAGATAAAACACCTATTAAAGGAAGTATTGAGTTTAACAATGTTTCATTAACATATGACGATACCAATATAGAAGCATTAAAGAATATTAGTTTTTCTGTAAATGAAGGTGAAACCTTAGCTATTTTAGGAAAAACAGGAAGTGGTAAATCTTCTATTGTAAACTTAATTGCAAGGCTGTACGATACTACTAGTGGTACGGTTGTAATTGATAATAGCCCTATAAAAGAGCTTAATTTATATTCTGTAAGAGATCAAATTGGTTTTGTACCTCAAGACCCGTTTTTATTTTCAGACACCATTGAAAATAATATAAAGTTTGGAAAGGAAGATGCAGATCGAGATGAAATCATAACAGCAGCAAAAAACGCTGTGGTACATAAGAATATAATTGATTTTAAAGATGGCTATGATACTATTTTAGGAGAGCGAGGTGTTACATTGTCTGGAGGACAAAAGCAACGTGTGTCAATTGCCAGAGCCATCATAAAAGACCCTAAAATCTTAGTGTTTGATGATTGTTTGTCTGCTGTTGATACTGAGACAGAAGAACAAATATTAACAAATTTAGAAAACGTATCTGCACATAAAACAACGTTTATCATTAGCCACAGGGTTTCTTCAGCTAAGAATGCAGACAAAATAATTGTTTTAGAAGCAGGAAAGATCGTGCAGCAAGGTGTTCATAATCAACTGATAAAGGAAGAAGGTTTCTATAAAGAGCTTTATGAACAACAACTTTTAGAAAAAGAAATGTAG
- the coaE gene encoding dephospho-CoA kinase (Dephospho-CoA kinase (CoaE) performs the final step in coenzyme A biosynthesis.), with protein sequence MVVGITGGIGSGKSTVVAMFSKMKNVTVYIADAEAKKLMNTSETIKNSLIKEFGEKTYINNELNRAYLASIVFKDKHKLATLNAIVHPQVHQHLSNFIKDNNDKDYIVYENAILFENNSNQFCDKIVTVTAPLDIKIQRVIQRDGVTREDVLHRIKNQWSDEKKLLLSHYKIFNIDLAITNKDVLRIHNYLTKNNSFNTNIS encoded by the coding sequence ATGGTTGTTGGAATAACTGGTGGTATAGGTAGTGGTAAATCTACAGTGGTGGCTATGTTTTCAAAAATGAAAAACGTTACTGTTTATATAGCAGATGCTGAAGCAAAAAAGCTTATGAATACTTCTGAAACAATCAAAAACTCTTTAATCAAAGAGTTTGGCGAAAAAACTTATATAAACAATGAGCTAAACAGAGCTTATTTAGCATCCATAGTATTTAAAGACAAACACAAGTTAGCCACTTTAAATGCTATCGTACACCCTCAAGTACACCAACATTTAAGCAATTTCATAAAAGATAATAATGATAAAGATTATATCGTATATGAAAATGCCATTCTGTTTGAAAACAATAGTAATCAATTTTGTGACAAAATAGTAACAGTAACCGCTCCTTTAGATATCAAAATTCAAAGGGTCATACAAAGAGATGGTGTAACCAGAGAGGATGTTCTACATCGTATAAAAAATCAATGGTCAGACGAGAAAAAACTATTACTTTCTCATTATAAGATATTTAACATTGATTTAGCAATTACCAACAAGGATGTTTTAAGAATCCACAATTATTTAACAAAAAACAATTCCTTCAATACAAACATCTCATAG
- a CDS encoding HAMP domain-containing sensor histidine kinase yields MNKRIFILIVVLMSISLIGIISVQVYWIKDSIKNKQQRFETNVRIALAQTAERIEEREKQDLVRKYTPFIESNLYRTKTGVKNFLYKQIDTTGRKKFLFSEYIEEEHEIPTQSFGNPNFDESVVIKKITGTRDYMFVQALTGTDQYSGNSLANRFTTSSNFRDLNNAQLYDTFSEIRRRLPLNKRISNSELNATLKEEFAKRNIKQEFKYGVYEDGLATSLKSGYFKIQPEDNFYYSLFEDEKGNSIYKLYVKFPDRKKEILSDIFKILILSLLFIGIIIAAFSTSLYQLVRQKKISEIKTDFINNMTHEFKTPIATINLALDAIKNPKIIKDEEKVKRYVQMIRDENKRMHGQVENVLRISKLEKNQIDISKDAVDMHDIIEEAIEHIQLIVDNKKGSVNMHFKAISTEVLGNQFHLTNVVVNMLENAIKYSEKPPKIDVYSENTNKFFIFKIKDEGIGMSKNAQKYVFDKFYREHKGNIHNVKGHGLGLAYVKEIITNHQGSVFVDSEKGKGSTFTIKIPLI; encoded by the coding sequence ATGAATAAACGAATATTTATTCTTATTGTAGTTTTAATGAGTATTTCTTTGATAGGAATCATCTCTGTTCAAGTATATTGGATTAAAGATTCTATCAAAAACAAACAGCAACGATTTGAAACGAATGTTAGAATTGCGCTAGCGCAAACAGCTGAGCGTATAGAGGAAAGAGAGAAACAAGATCTTGTTAGGAAATACACACCTTTTATAGAAAGTAATTTATACCGAACTAAAACGGGAGTTAAAAACTTTTTATATAAGCAAATAGACACTACAGGTCGTAAGAAGTTTCTTTTTAGTGAGTATATAGAGGAAGAACATGAAATCCCAACTCAAAGTTTTGGGAATCCTAACTTTGATGAATCTGTTGTTATCAAAAAAATCACTGGAACTAGAGATTATATGTTTGTTCAAGCATTAACTGGTACAGATCAATACTCTGGTAATAGTCTTGCCAATAGGTTTACAACATCGAGTAACTTTAGAGACTTGAACAATGCTCAACTATATGATACATTTTCTGAAATTAGAAGAAGATTACCATTAAATAAGAGAATAAGCAACTCTGAGTTAAATGCGACATTAAAAGAAGAATTTGCAAAAAGAAATATAAAGCAGGAATTTAAATATGGCGTCTATGAAGACGGTTTAGCAACCTCTTTAAAATCGGGATATTTTAAAATTCAACCAGAAGATAACTTTTATTATTCTCTTTTTGAAGATGAAAAAGGAAATAGTATTTATAAACTATATGTAAAATTTCCAGATAGAAAGAAAGAGATATTATCGGATATCTTCAAGATTTTAATTTTGTCTTTGCTATTTATTGGAATTATTATTGCAGCCTTTTCGACATCGCTGTATCAATTAGTTAGACAAAAGAAAATTTCAGAAATCAAAACTGATTTCATTAATAATATGACGCATGAGTTTAAAACTCCAATAGCAACAATTAATCTTGCTTTAGATGCGATTAAGAACCCGAAAATCATTAAAGATGAGGAGAAAGTAAAAAGATACGTGCAAATGATTCGTGACGAAAATAAACGAATGCATGGTCAGGTAGAAAATGTTCTAAGAATCTCAAAACTAGAGAAGAATCAAATTGATATTAGTAAGGATGCTGTTGATATGCACGACATAATTGAGGAAGCAATAGAACACATTCAACTAATAGTAGACAATAAGAAAGGAAGCGTAAACATGCATTTCAAAGCTATTTCAACTGAAGTTTTAGGAAATCAATTTCATTTAACCAATGTTGTAGTAAACATGCTTGAGAACGCAATTAAATATTCTGAAAAACCTCCAAAGATTGATGTTTATTCGGAAAATACTAATAAGTTTTTTATCTTTAAGATAAAAGATGAAGGTATAGGAATGAGCAAAAATGCTCAAAAATATGTTTTTGATAAGTTTTATCGAGAACATAAGGGAAATATACATAACGTAAAAGGTCATGGTTTAGGGCTGGCGTATGTAAAAGAAATAATAACGAATCATCAAGGTTCGGTATTTGTTGATAGTGAAAAAGGAAAAGGAAGTACATTTACAATAAAAATACCATTAATATAA
- a CDS encoding chorismate-binding protein — protein sequence MSILEKIKIAYHNHQPFVAYRKPKELSVNLYIQKNDALHTSSNLTESGFIFAPFDNNNPSVLIPFNQSEFSQEEITITNQYALNNDISSDISSKKSHLDLVTAGVEAIQNGNFKKVVLSRKEQVALKNIDISSTFKKLLYTYSTAMVYVWYHPKVGLWFGATPETLIKVNHQQFQTMSLAGTQVYQKDKEVTWEQKEIDEQQFVTDFILDKLTPITTHITTSRVNTIKAGNLVHLQTKISGEHSNNIAEIIEALHPTPAVCGLPKKASKQFIIDNENYDRTYYTGFLGELNLNNNSSIFVNLRCMEIQNNIANIYVGGGITIDSSPEKEWLETVAKTGTMKKVL from the coding sequence TTGAGTATTTTAGAAAAAATAAAGATCGCATATCATAACCACCAACCCTTTGTTGCTTACAGAAAACCTAAAGAGCTCAGCGTAAATTTATATATTCAAAAGAACGATGCTCTTCATACATCCAGCAACTTAACAGAAAGTGGATTCATTTTTGCTCCTTTTGATAATAACAATCCTTCTGTTTTAATTCCATTTAACCAGTCAGAATTTTCTCAAGAAGAAATTACCATAACTAATCAGTATGCACTAAATAATGATATTAGTTCAGATATTTCTTCTAAAAAATCTCATTTAGATCTTGTGACAGCAGGTGTTGAAGCTATTCAAAATGGAAACTTTAAAAAAGTCGTTTTATCAAGAAAAGAACAAGTTGCTTTAAAAAACATTGATATTTCTTCTACTTTTAAAAAGCTTCTTTATACTTATTCGACTGCTATGGTTTACGTATGGTACCATCCAAAAGTTGGTTTATGGTTTGGTGCAACTCCAGAAACCTTAATCAAAGTAAACCATCAACAATTTCAAACAATGTCTTTAGCAGGTACTCAAGTATATCAAAAAGATAAAGAGGTTACTTGGGAACAGAAAGAAATTGATGAACAACAATTTGTTACCGATTTCATTTTAGATAAACTAACTCCTATTACTACCCATATAACCACTTCAAGAGTAAACACCATCAAAGCAGGTAATTTAGTTCATTTACAAACTAAGATTAGCGGAGAACATTCTAATAATATAGCTGAAATAATTGAAGCCTTACACCCCACTCCAGCGGTATGTGGATTACCCAAAAAAGCTTCAAAGCAATTTATTATAGATAACGAAAACTACGATAGAACCTATTATACTGGTTTTTTAGGGGAACTGAATTTGAATAACAACTCTAGTATTTTTGTAAATCTACGTTGTATGGAAATTCAAAACAACATTGCAAATATCTATGTTGGAGGTGGTATTACTATTGACAGTTCTCCAGAAAAGGAATGGTTAGAAACTGTAGCTAAAACCGGGACTATGAAAAAGGTCCTATAA
- a CDS encoding alpha/beta fold hydrolase: protein MRLLKKIFKISTYIIFSLVIILYFLFRYYTSPKSDQTILDSYANSVIQPKLSKEKFKDFEYRKIEVVSDTTLPTIVFVHGTIGSLNDFNRFLTDSLLQKKANMIAYDRIGYNFNDQNKVQESIAFENAMLNTIISGLNPDKTILFGYSYGGPIALSIKQKLKGIILLAPAVYSKVEPMPWLVNFYKWKLTRWLVPDVWKEASKEKLSHKKDLTQFENQWNTTKSKVKSIHGNSDMIVPFSNSIFLQNQFTKSQFELIEVDDAGHGILWSNFAFLKQQLLNELD, encoded by the coding sequence GTGAGACTCCTAAAAAAAATATTCAAAATTTCAACGTACATTATCTTCTCTCTTGTAATTATTCTATACTTCTTGTTTAGATACTATACAAGCCCTAAGAGTGATCAAACAATTTTAGACTCTTATGCAAATAGTGTAATTCAACCAAAACTAAGCAAAGAAAAATTTAAAGATTTTGAATATCGGAAAATTGAGGTTGTTTCAGACACTACATTACCAACAATTGTATTTGTACACGGAACTATTGGCTCTTTAAACGATTTCAACCGTTTTTTAACAGATAGTTTACTTCAAAAAAAAGCAAATATGATTGCCTACGACAGAATCGGTTATAATTTTAATGACCAAAATAAAGTACAAGAAAGCATTGCTTTTGAAAACGCCATGTTAAACACGATTATTTCCGGCCTGAATCCAGACAAAACCATTCTTTTTGGTTATTCTTATGGAGGTCCTATTGCTCTTTCTATAAAACAGAAGTTAAAAGGAATCATTTTACTTGCTCCAGCTGTTTATAGCAAGGTTGAACCGATGCCTTGGCTGGTAAATTTTTATAAATGGAAATTAACCAGATGGCTTGTTCCTGATGTTTGGAAAGAAGCTTCTAAAGAAAAACTTTCACATAAAAAAGATCTTACTCAGTTTGAGAACCAATGGAATACCACCAAAAGTAAGGTTAAAAGTATTCATGGAAATTCTGATATGATTGTTCCTTTCTCAAATTCTATATTTTTGCAAAATCAATTTACAAAAAGTCAATTTGAACTTATAGAAGTGGATGATGCTGGACATGGAATACTTTGGAGTAACTTTGCCTTTTTAAAACAACAACTATTAAACGAATTAGATTGA
- the nusB gene encoding transcription antitermination factor NusB: MINRRHIRVKVMQSVYAMLHSDNNDLVKEEKFVKHSIQKMFDLYTLNLQLLVEVQKLARKKMELSKKKILATKEDLNPNTKFTNNRLLNLINESVSLEGYIELNKLNYWILDDEYVKILWEELQKSSIYQKYMDTVEDSYNVDRAFVIDFFREIVAPNEKLAEYYEDKMISWVDDIPFVNTWIIKSLNKQNPNKPFILGSLYKDNDDKLFVSNLFNKTMLHQHKYDEEITAKTPNWEADRIADIDMILIKMAITEFLHFPSIPSRVTINEYIELAKDYSSSNSGQFINGVLDKLSKEYQNSKRMVKIGRGLL, translated from the coding sequence ATGATTAACAGAAGACATATTCGAGTTAAAGTAATGCAATCAGTGTACGCTATGTTACACTCTGACAACAATGATTTAGTTAAAGAAGAAAAGTTTGTAAAACATAGCATTCAAAAAATGTTCGATCTTTATACTTTAAACCTTCAATTATTAGTTGAAGTTCAAAAGTTAGCTCGAAAAAAAATGGAACTTTCTAAAAAGAAAATTCTAGCCACAAAAGAAGATTTAAACCCAAACACAAAATTTACGAACAATCGATTACTGAATCTAATTAACGAAAGCGTTAGCTTAGAAGGGTATATCGAATTAAACAAACTTAACTACTGGATCTTAGATGATGAGTACGTTAAAATTCTGTGGGAGGAATTACAAAAAAGTAGTATTTACCAAAAATATATGGATACCGTTGAAGATTCATATAACGTAGATAGAGCTTTTGTAATAGATTTCTTTAGAGAGATTGTAGCTCCTAATGAAAAGCTTGCCGAATATTATGAAGATAAAATGATTTCTTGGGTAGATGATATTCCTTTTGTAAATACTTGGATTATTAAATCTCTTAATAAACAAAACCCAAATAAACCATTTATTTTAGGAAGCTTATATAAAGACAATGATGATAAGTTATTTGTCAGTAATCTTTTTAATAAAACTATGCTTCATCAACACAAATACGATGAAGAAATCACCGCAAAAACACCAAACTGGGAAGCAGATAGAATTGCTGATATTGATATGATTTTAATTAAAATGGCTATCACAGAATTCTTACATTTCCCATCAATTCCTAGTAGAGTAACTATTAATGAATACATTGAATTGGCGAAAGATTACTCTTCTAGCAACAGTGGGCAATTCATTAATGGAGTCTTAGATAAACTATCAAAAGAGTATCAAAACTCAAAAAGAATGGTTAAAATTGGAAGAGGATTACTATAA